A single window of Aminobacterium mobile DSM 12262 DNA harbors:
- the thiW gene encoding energy coupling factor transporter S component ThiW, which yields MTSCGTGNSAPLTTTERHIKKLTVAGLLAAAGVLLSGVYIPFGPTKCFPFQHTINAFSGILLGPWWAASIAFVTSFIRNMMGTGSLFAFPGSIPGALMVGFTYRLFKKDWAALAEPLGTGPIGATLSALVIGPAIEKTPALGGLQMAFLASSIPGALLGYGLVVLTKRMGLFKNFYL from the coding sequence ATGACATCCTGTGGAACAGGAAATAGTGCCCCCCTTACAACAACAGAAAGGCATATAAAAAAGCTCACTGTAGCAGGTCTTCTTGCTGCAGCAGGAGTACTGCTCTCTGGAGTATATATTCCCTTCGGACCCACTAAATGTTTTCCTTTTCAACATACTATTAACGCTTTTTCTGGCATATTGCTTGGTCCTTGGTGGGCTGCTTCCATTGCTTTTGTAACGAGCTTCATTCGAAATATGATGGGGACAGGAAGCCTTTTTGCCTTTCCCGGAAGCATTCCAGGCGCTCTAATGGTGGGTTTTACCTATCGCCTCTTCAAAAAAGATTGGGCAGCTTTAGCAGAGCCCTTGGGGACAGGACCTATAGGAGCCACTCTTTCGGCACTGGTCATAGGCCCTGCTATAGAAAAAACTCCAGCTCTGGGAGGACTCCAGATGGCCTTTCTCGCTAGCAGTATCCCTGGCGCTTTGTTGGGATATGGGCTTGTGGTTTTAACAAAACGAATGGGGCTATTTAAAAATTTCTATCTATAG
- the thiD gene encoding bifunctional hydroxymethylpyrimidine kinase/phosphomethylpyrimidine kinase, which yields MVLYRGNALTIAGSDSGGGAGIQADLKTFAALHVFGMSVITAVTAQNSLTVTDIFNLPEENVEAQLKAVLSDFTVNALKTGMLSRKEIIGVTCEALKNYQISNVVVDPVMISQSGVTLIAEEAVAAMQEQLLPLALLVTPNMPEAAKLSGIDVNTREDMGRAARIIAGLGPKAVLVKGGHMEEDEAGETVVDVLFNEGKITVFEDSRINTQNTHGTGCTLSAAIAAELAAGRDLLEAVSLGRQYLRLALSHSFKPGHGWGPLGHAVRPSWVVDSHDTE from the coding sequence TTGGTATTGTATCGTGGTAACGCACTTACTATTGCAGGTAGCGACTCAGGGGGTGGAGCTGGAATTCAGGCAGATTTGAAAACTTTTGCAGCTCTCCATGTTTTTGGCATGTCTGTTATCACAGCGGTAACGGCGCAAAATAGCCTTACGGTTACCGATATCTTCAATCTTCCAGAGGAAAATGTAGAGGCGCAGTTGAAGGCAGTCCTTTCTGACTTTACTGTAAACGCTCTCAAGACGGGGATGCTCAGTCGAAAAGAGATTATTGGTGTAACATGTGAAGCTCTAAAAAACTATCAAATTTCAAACGTTGTAGTTGATCCCGTTATGATTTCTCAAAGTGGGGTGACCCTTATTGCCGAAGAGGCAGTTGCGGCTATGCAAGAACAGCTTCTTCCTCTTGCTTTGCTTGTAACCCCCAATATGCCGGAAGCAGCCAAGTTAAGCGGCATAGACGTCAATACTAGAGAGGATATGGGAAGAGCTGCAAGGATTATCGCGGGACTCGGTCCGAAAGCAGTGCTTGTAAAGGGTGGTCATATGGAAGAAGATGAGGCAGGAGAGACAGTTGTAGATGTGCTTTTCAATGAAGGGAAGATTACAGTTTTTGAAGATTCTCGAATCAATACCCAGAATACGCACGGTACAGGCTGTACTTTGAGCGCTGCTATTGCTGCTGAATTGGCTGCGGGACGAGACCTTCTCGAAGCTGTTTCTTTAGGGCGACAGTATTTACGTCTGGCTTTAAGCCATAGTTTTAAACCAGGTCATGGGTGGGGACCTTTAGGTCACGCTGTAAGGCCTTCTTGGGTTGTCGATTCGCATGATACGGAGTGA
- a CDS encoding nitroreductase family protein: MERREHPVIQNILGRRSIRKFTLTPTEPDVVHILLECAFAAPSAHNRRPCRFIVIQRREILDQLSIAHDSGKMLAEAPLAIAVCADTSLYPEGDTAWIEDGAAALENILLAARALGLEGVWLKIMGRHPREERVCPILKVPAHIKVIGIAALGYPAEEKAPHYGIDNNAVYKDCWGGEK; the protein is encoded by the coding sequence ATGGAGAGAAGAGAGCATCCCGTTATTCAAAATATTTTAGGCCGTCGGAGCATTCGTAAGTTTACATTGACTCCTACAGAGCCTGACGTTGTCCATATCCTTCTTGAGTGTGCTTTTGCGGCTCCAAGTGCTCATAACAGGAGACCGTGTCGATTTATAGTGATACAGAGAAGGGAAATATTAGACCAGTTGTCGATTGCTCATGATTCAGGGAAAATGTTGGCAGAAGCACCCCTTGCTATTGCAGTTTGCGCCGATACGTCTCTCTATCCGGAAGGGGATACAGCTTGGATAGAAGATGGAGCGGCAGCGTTGGAGAACATATTATTAGCAGCCAGAGCATTAGGTCTTGAGGGTGTCTGGTTAAAAATTATGGGACGACATCCCCGGGAAGAGCGAGTTTGTCCTATTTTGAAGGTGCCCGCTCATATAAAAGTGATCGGAATCGCAGCCCTCGGATATCCAGCAGAAGAAAAAGCACCTCATTACGGAATAGATAATAATGCAGTTTATAAAGATTGCTGGGGAGGCGAAAAGTAA
- a CDS encoding ABC transporter substrate-binding protein, whose amino-acid sequence MKRQITPIFIVCACLMTIVSPLWGAEKLSLMLDWFPNIDHLPLFVAQEKGIFDKYGLDISILSPAETADPLKLAASGHVDLAIAYEPQAIMAASEGIPIKVVGRLIGHPLSTLLFIDDKDIREPSDLEGKNIGYTVPGMMDFLTDGFARKNNVKNYKLINVGFSILPSLTTGKVDAVMGPYKNYEVVELEQHGYKAGYFELEKYGIPDYDELVFISGEKNLQNREKAIATFCQALQEAIEETRRTPQESLDLYLKAVPEAEEKLESAALEKTLHLFAENQSFDKEKWQEFANFALSIGMIGKEVNVYDILWNRK is encoded by the coding sequence ATGAAAAGGCAGATAACACCTATTTTTATTGTTTGTGCATGTCTTATGACTATAGTTTCTCCGCTATGGGGAGCAGAAAAGCTTTCCCTTATGCTTGATTGGTTCCCTAATATTGATCATCTCCCCCTTTTTGTTGCCCAAGAAAAAGGCATTTTTGATAAATACGGGCTCGATATATCCATCCTTTCTCCTGCAGAAACTGCAGATCCTCTTAAACTAGCTGCCTCTGGTCACGTAGATTTAGCTATAGCTTATGAACCTCAGGCTATCATGGCAGCATCAGAAGGAATACCTATAAAGGTTGTTGGACGACTTATTGGCCACCCTCTGTCTACTCTTCTTTTTATAGATGATAAAGATATAAGGGAACCATCAGATCTTGAAGGGAAGAATATCGGTTATACCGTCCCAGGAATGATGGATTTTCTTACAGATGGATTTGCCCGGAAAAACAACGTAAAAAACTACAAGCTCATCAATGTGGGGTTTTCCATATTGCCTTCTCTCACCACAGGGAAAGTAGATGCCGTTATGGGGCCATATAAGAATTATGAAGTCGTAGAACTGGAACAACATGGATACAAAGCAGGCTACTTCGAACTTGAAAAATACGGTATACCTGACTATGACGAACTCGTTTTCATCTCTGGAGAAAAAAACCTTCAAAATCGAGAAAAAGCTATTGCCACTTTTTGCCAGGCTCTTCAGGAAGCAATAGAGGAAACACGCAGAACTCCCCAAGAATCGTTGGACCTGTATTTAAAGGCTGTACCTGAAGCTGAAGAGAAACTAGAATCCGCTGCTCTAGAGAAAACTCTCCACCTCTTTGCGGAAAACCAATCTTTTGACAAAGAGAAGTGGCAAGAATTTGCTAATTTCGCCTTGTCTATTGGAATGATCGGAAAGGAAGTGAACGTGTATGACATCCTGTGGAACAGGAAATAG
- a CDS encoding alpha,alpha-trehalose-phosphate synthase (UDP-forming) has translation MDKWVGKRVVVVSNRLPVVLRKNREEWVVDPGAGGLVTALSPVLRSQGGLWIGWTGCKEEIGSEKLRHILEPVSRRSGFQIIGVQLEELEIEGYYHGFSNSVLWPLFHDLETKCSFSPHFWELYLQVNHKFAKIVAENTRPEDLIWVNDYQLIPLAESFKKIGVKRQCVFFLHIPFPPPDVFMKLPWRVAIMEELQQYTFLCFQTHRDRKNFINSMKILYPSSHIEGRGMLVSLNTGIHQMKIGNLPASIDYKAFCDLSKRKKVVDRALKVRQAAGGRHLFLGVDRLDYTKGVPEKLRAFSRALEKYSTLQDKIMLLQVLVPSREGIYEYRSLREEIEELVRVVNRRFSTDIWTPITYQYTSVSQEELAALYHATDTALVTSLKDGMNLVCKEYCACHSSNGGSLILSEFAGAACQMRKGALLVNPYDVEGVADTIHYAVIMSLCERKSRMTILKNNLRKHDVYWWGEKFLLGALGDF, from the coding sequence ATGGATAAATGGGTGGGGAAACGCGTAGTTGTAGTTTCAAACCGTTTGCCCGTTGTTTTGAGGAAAAACAGAGAAGAGTGGGTAGTAGATCCTGGCGCTGGAGGGCTTGTAACAGCCCTTTCTCCAGTATTGAGAAGCCAAGGGGGTCTATGGATAGGTTGGACAGGTTGTAAAGAAGAGATCGGATCTGAGAAGTTGCGGCATATTTTAGAGCCAGTCTCTCGTCGATCTGGTTTTCAGATAATAGGGGTACAGCTTGAAGAATTGGAAATAGAAGGATATTACCACGGTTTTTCCAATTCGGTGTTATGGCCCCTTTTCCATGATTTAGAGACAAAATGTTCTTTTTCCCCCCATTTTTGGGAGTTGTACCTCCAAGTTAATCATAAATTTGCTAAAATTGTTGCTGAAAATACTCGACCTGAAGATCTTATATGGGTCAATGATTATCAGCTTATTCCTTTAGCTGAAAGTTTCAAGAAAATAGGGGTTAAACGGCAATGTGTTTTCTTTTTACATATTCCGTTCCCTCCTCCGGATGTATTTATGAAACTCCCATGGCGAGTAGCGATAATGGAAGAATTACAACAATATACTTTCCTTTGTTTTCAAACTCACCGGGATCGTAAGAACTTTATCAACTCTATGAAGATTCTCTATCCGTCGAGTCATATAGAAGGTCGTGGTATGCTTGTTTCCCTTAATACAGGTATACATCAAATGAAAATAGGTAATCTACCAGCAAGTATCGACTATAAGGCTTTTTGCGACTTAAGTAAAAGAAAAAAAGTTGTAGATAGAGCTCTGAAAGTTCGGCAGGCCGCAGGGGGAAGGCACCTCTTTCTTGGCGTCGATAGATTAGATTACACAAAAGGTGTTCCAGAAAAACTTCGGGCATTTTCCCGGGCTCTTGAGAAATATAGTACGTTGCAGGATAAAATTATGCTTTTACAGGTGTTGGTCCCTAGCCGAGAAGGCATATACGAATATCGGAGCCTCCGAGAAGAAATAGAAGAACTGGTTCGCGTTGTTAATAGGCGTTTTTCTACAGATATATGGACCCCCATTACGTATCAGTATACATCCGTTTCCCAAGAGGAGTTAGCAGCTTTATATCATGCTACAGATACGGCTCTCGTTACTTCTTTGAAAGACGGCATGAATCTCGTGTGTAAAGAATATTGTGCTTGCCATTCCAGTAATGGAGGATCCCTTATATTAAGTGAATTTGCGGGGGCGGCTTGTCAGATGAGAAAAGGAGCTCTTCTGGTGAATCCTTACGACGTAGAAGGTGTGGCCGATACCATCCATTACGCAGTGATTATGAGCCTATGCGAGAGAAAATCGCGCATGACAATTTTGAAAAATAATCTTAGAAAACATGATGTATACTGGTGGGGAGAGAAGTTTTTGCTTGGTGCATTGGGGGATTTTTAA
- the thiE gene encoding thiamine phosphate synthase, whose protein sequence is MKNIMEMLKLYVIPDRKIGAPFSLEEQTEAALRGGATLIQLRDKEMEGRCLFEEAQSLRKICHCYGAPLIINDRVDVALAVGADGVHLGQDDLPLEAVKTFVPDSFIVGVSAHTVEEAEQALALGASYIGIGAAYPTGSKVDAKVVGPSRIREIMRKVPIPAVAIGGITIDKIPEIMTTGVQGVALISAVIGAPNIQAEAQKIMSLIEKK, encoded by the coding sequence ATGAAAAACATAATGGAAATGCTGAAGCTTTATGTCATTCCAGATAGAAAGATTGGAGCCCCTTTTTCTCTGGAAGAACAGACAGAAGCAGCTCTTCGTGGAGGTGCCACCTTAATTCAACTGCGAGATAAAGAAATGGAAGGACGTTGTCTTTTTGAAGAGGCGCAGTCTCTTAGAAAAATATGTCATTGTTATGGTGCCCCTCTCATTATTAATGACCGTGTTGATGTGGCTTTAGCAGTTGGGGCAGATGGGGTTCACCTCGGTCAGGACGATCTTCCCCTTGAAGCGGTAAAAACCTTTGTTCCCGACTCCTTTATAGTGGGAGTTTCAGCTCATACAGTGGAAGAGGCGGAACAGGCTCTGGCCCTGGGTGCTTCCTACATTGGCATAGGCGCGGCCTATCCTACAGGAAGTAAAGTGGATGCGAAGGTGGTGGGTCCCTCCCGTATTCGAGAGATTATGAGAAAGGTTCCCATTCCGGCGGTAGCCATTGGAGGCATTACTATAGATAAAATTCCCGAAATAATGACGACTGGAGTTCAGGGGGTGGCCCTTATTTCAGCAGTAATAGGAGCCCCAAATATTCAGGCTGAGGCTCAAAAGATAATGTCTTTAATAGAAAAGAAATGA
- a CDS encoding nitroreductase family protein yields the protein MRIRDSEAIRAILGRRSIRRFEERLVEKEKIELLVECGCAAPSAANSRARHFVVVTDRELLNRLAEDHPYGKMLFEAPLAIVVCGDPEKSDFAHRYWEEDCSAAMQNILVAAHAIGLDGVWLGVRHAPGKEESIRKILSIPNHIAVLGIAALGYGKEKKEPHQGIDQGALHMERW from the coding sequence ATGAGAATCAGGGATAGCGAGGCGATTCGTGCCATTTTAGGGCGTCGAAGCATTCGTCGTTTTGAGGAGAGGCTGGTAGAAAAAGAAAAAATAGAGCTTCTTGTTGAATGTGGATGTGCGGCTCCCAGTGCGGCTAATAGCCGTGCTCGTCACTTCGTGGTAGTAACGGACAGAGAGCTTCTTAATCGACTGGCAGAGGATCATCCCTACGGCAAAATGCTCTTTGAAGCTCCTTTGGCTATAGTTGTATGCGGAGACCCCGAAAAAAGTGATTTTGCTCATCGATACTGGGAAGAGGATTGCTCCGCTGCCATGCAGAATATTCTCGTTGCAGCCCATGCCATTGGTCTTGATGGAGTATGGCTTGGTGTTCGTCATGCTCCTGGCAAGGAGGAATCTATTCGAAAAATTTTATCAATACCCAATCACATAGCCGTGTTAGGTATTGCGGCTTTGGGGTATGGTAAAGAAAAAAAAGAACCTCATCAAGGGATAGATCAGGGCGCTTTGCATATGGAACGGTGGTAG
- the pssA gene encoding CDP-diacylglycerol--serine O-phosphatidyltransferase yields MKMIKKRHLSFREIAPNMVTSGNLLCGMLSLILSFHGKYVPAAWLVFFAVFFDFMDGRVARSLGGGSQFGMEFDSLADVVSFGVAPAFLMYVTSLQGFAGVTGGLAVCFFALCGALRLARFNVVHVPGPFQGLPIPAGGLFLASFVIAGFSLPSYVAAALAVTTGVLMISSVPYGNLKGLRKGNSNKKKFFFLGFVALALIVTLHTSAPLAAISIYVVSGLLHFDWGKWLSLQEEDPLKERV; encoded by the coding sequence ATGAAAATGATTAAAAAACGGCATCTTTCTTTTCGCGAAATAGCCCCTAATATGGTCACGAGTGGAAATTTACTCTGTGGCATGCTGTCACTGATTCTTTCTTTTCACGGGAAATATGTCCCAGCTGCGTGGTTGGTTTTTTTTGCAGTGTTCTTCGATTTTATGGATGGACGCGTCGCCAGAAGTCTTGGGGGCGGAAGTCAGTTTGGAATGGAATTTGATAGCTTGGCTGATGTTGTGAGCTTCGGAGTAGCACCTGCGTTTCTGATGTATGTTACGTCTCTTCAGGGCTTTGCAGGCGTCACGGGGGGGCTTGCTGTTTGCTTTTTTGCTCTCTGCGGAGCTCTTCGACTCGCTCGTTTTAATGTGGTTCATGTTCCTGGCCCTTTTCAGGGACTTCCCATTCCAGCGGGAGGACTTTTTCTCGCTTCTTTTGTGATTGCTGGTTTTTCTCTTCCTTCTTATGTGGCAGCGGCTTTGGCGGTAACTACTGGTGTGCTTATGATTTCGAGTGTTCCTTACGGGAATTTAAAGGGGCTTCGTAAAGGGAACAGCAATAAGAAAAAGTTTTTCTTTTTAGGTTTTGTTGCTTTGGCTCTTATTGTAACTCTCCATACCTCAGCCCCTCTGGCGGCTATTTCTATTTATGTCGTGAGCGGGTTGCTTCATTTTGATTGGGGAAAGTGGCTCTCTTTACAGGAGGAAGATCCATTGAAGGAGAGAGTATAG
- the gyrA gene encoding DNA gyrase subunit A yields the protein MDERKGEPLFGKVIPLPLVEEIKHSYLDYAMSVIVGRALPDARDGLKPVQRRILYAMMELGLRHSSSYKKSARVVGETMGKYHPHGDAAIYETMVRMAQDFSMRYRLVDGQGNFGSIDGDPAAAMRYTEARLYEIGELMLADIDENTVDWGPNFDESLQEPLYLPAMLPNLLINGSSGIAVGMATNIPPHNLSEVIDALEYLIDTDPENVDLGEILLRMPGPDFPTGGVILGREGIIEAYQTGRGKLITRGKTEVEEGKRGKTSVVITEIPYMVNKTNLIETIAKNVQDKHIDGITDIRDESDREGLRIVLEINKDTDPNLVLRQLYRRTQLQSTFGVINLALVDGHPRELPIIEMLSIFLNHRRNVVRRRTQFRLEKAQARAHIVEGLVKALDIIDEVIALIRGSKTTDEARKGLIEKLGFSELQAQAILDMRLQRLTGLEREKLETELAQLLSDIERFQSILGNPKILDAVIKEELLDLKKRFGDERKTEIIEAFEELSLEDLIPESDIVVVLSQDGYLKRKDLEEYSLQGRGGKGRKGATLQEEDEIALVAVTETHQDIYLFTSMGRVFALRGYMIPESKSGRGKMVNRFIALEEGERVVAMHGRAVEGAQYAFFITKKGTAKRLDLSELKNLTRAGRRVLGLDEGDEIAQIVLTSGEDHLLIVTAQGQALRVEESEFRPMGRAARGVRGIRLAKGDYVIGCDRVFDNRWPLLLSEKGVGKRTHYDEFMLRHRGGLGVKVMNLSEKTGLIVGCWSVAEEDEIIAITSRGRMIRLAVAETPVLGRTARGSIMVRLDEGDTVADASVVSTTEDGDTSI from the coding sequence ATGGATGAGAGAAAAGGTGAGCCCCTATTTGGGAAAGTAATCCCTCTCCCCTTAGTGGAAGAAATTAAACATAGCTATCTTGATTATGCCATGAGTGTCATAGTGGGGAGGGCTCTTCCTGACGCCCGGGACGGGCTTAAACCTGTTCAAAGAAGGATCCTTTATGCAATGATGGAACTCGGCCTTCGCCATTCCTCATCGTATAAGAAATCTGCTCGTGTGGTTGGAGAAACCATGGGTAAGTATCATCCTCATGGAGATGCTGCTATTTATGAAACCATGGTGCGTATGGCTCAGGATTTCAGTATGCGCTATCGCCTTGTGGATGGACAGGGTAACTTTGGTTCCATCGATGGAGATCCAGCAGCTGCTATGCGATATACTGAAGCGCGGCTTTATGAAATCGGAGAGCTTATGCTTGCGGACATCGATGAAAACACGGTAGACTGGGGACCAAATTTCGATGAATCCCTACAGGAACCCCTCTATTTGCCGGCCATGCTCCCCAACTTGCTTATTAATGGTAGCTCGGGAATAGCAGTAGGTATGGCAACGAACATCCCTCCTCATAATCTGAGTGAAGTTATAGATGCCCTTGAGTATCTTATCGACACAGATCCGGAAAATGTAGATCTTGGAGAAATTTTGCTTCGTATGCCAGGCCCTGACTTCCCTACGGGTGGAGTTATTCTGGGGAGAGAAGGCATTATTGAAGCCTATCAAACTGGGCGCGGCAAGCTGATTACGCGCGGTAAAACAGAGGTGGAGGAGGGGAAACGAGGAAAAACATCTGTAGTAATTACCGAGATCCCCTATATGGTCAATAAGACCAATCTCATCGAAACTATCGCCAAAAACGTTCAGGATAAGCATATAGATGGGATAACAGATATTCGGGATGAATCTGACAGAGAAGGGCTTCGCATTGTTTTGGAGATCAACAAAGATACTGACCCGAACTTGGTCTTGCGGCAGCTCTATCGTCGGACTCAGCTTCAGAGTACTTTCGGAGTAATTAATCTAGCCTTAGTAGACGGGCATCCTCGGGAGCTTCCGATTATAGAAATGCTCTCTATTTTCCTTAATCATAGACGCAACGTCGTTAGAAGAAGAACTCAATTCCGTCTCGAAAAGGCTCAGGCCAGGGCACATATCGTGGAAGGCCTAGTGAAGGCCCTTGATATTATTGATGAAGTTATTGCTCTCATAAGGGGCTCTAAAACTACAGATGAGGCGAGGAAGGGACTTATAGAAAAGCTAGGTTTTTCAGAGCTTCAGGCCCAGGCAATTCTTGATATGCGCCTTCAGAGGCTTACAGGGTTAGAGCGAGAGAAACTTGAAACGGAGTTAGCGCAGCTTCTTTCTGATATAGAGAGATTCCAGTCTATTTTAGGGAACCCTAAAATCCTAGACGCAGTAATAAAAGAAGAGCTTCTTGATCTTAAGAAGCGCTTTGGAGATGAAAGAAAGACTGAAATTATCGAAGCATTCGAGGAGCTTTCTTTAGAGGATCTAATTCCTGAAAGTGACATCGTTGTAGTTCTTTCTCAGGATGGATACCTGAAAAGGAAAGATCTTGAAGAATACTCCCTCCAAGGGCGGGGAGGGAAAGGCAGAAAGGGAGCGACTCTTCAGGAAGAAGATGAAATAGCCTTAGTGGCCGTAACGGAAACTCATCAAGATATTTATCTCTTTACCTCCATGGGGAGGGTTTTTGCCCTTCGAGGCTATATGATTCCCGAGTCGAAGAGTGGGCGCGGGAAGATGGTAAACCGCTTTATTGCTCTTGAAGAGGGAGAACGTGTAGTGGCCATGCATGGACGTGCGGTGGAAGGAGCGCAGTATGCCTTTTTTATCACCAAAAAAGGCACGGCAAAACGTCTGGATCTCAGTGAACTCAAAAACTTGACACGGGCAGGACGAAGAGTGTTGGGGTTGGATGAGGGAGATGAGATAGCCCAGATAGTCCTCACTTCCGGCGAAGATCATTTGCTGATTGTTACGGCTCAGGGTCAGGCACTTCGAGTTGAGGAGAGTGAGTTTCGCCCGATGGGAAGAGCTGCTCGGGGCGTGAGAGGCATCCGACTTGCGAAAGGCGATTATGTCATTGGTTGCGATAGGGTTTTTGATAATCGCTGGCCCTTGCTTTTGAGTGAAAAGGGTGTTGGAAAACGTACGCACTACGACGAGTTTATGCTTCGACATCGGGGCGGCCTTGGCGTTAAGGTTATGAATCTCTCTGAAAAGACAGGGCTCATTGTAGGATGTTGGAGCGTTGCTGAAGAGGATGAGATTATTGCTATTACTAGCCGCGGTCGGATGATTCGTCTTGCTGTGGCAGAGACGCCGGTTTTAGGTCGAACCGCGAGAGGAAGCATTATGGTGAGACTTGACGAAGGAGATACAGTAGCAGATGCGAGTGTTGTTTCTACTACGGAAGATGGGGATACTTCTATATGA
- the thiM gene encoding hydroxyethylthiazole kinase translates to MIRSDSRYSISELMSVWSDLKKKKPLVYQLSNMVAASLQANVCLASGASSVMSLCRDEAGIFAAQADSILMNVGTPTSESLMAAEAVLVALSQTPEHKALILDPVGYGATDVRRDFVHRILESGHVSIVKGNSGEMCLLGGEKGVVRGIDGAAQGDVKKALSRISEQYNVVAVATGEIDVIVYGENTFSVKGGSHWLPEITGSGCSVGTIIAGCAAVTQDPLLASLTGLIAVSIASERAEKVEWVRGPGSFGCAFIDEIYRLSPPDFFNAESRWEERKERCL, encoded by the coding sequence ATGATACGGAGTGATTCTAGGTATTCGATTTCAGAACTGATGTCTGTCTGGTCGGATCTAAAAAAGAAAAAACCATTAGTCTACCAGCTGAGCAATATGGTAGCAGCATCTCTTCAGGCTAACGTTTGTTTGGCTTCCGGAGCTTCTTCAGTCATGTCTTTATGCAGAGATGAAGCAGGCATCTTTGCAGCTCAAGCTGATAGCATTCTTATGAACGTGGGAACGCCCACATCAGAAAGCCTTATGGCGGCAGAAGCAGTCCTTGTGGCCTTATCTCAAACTCCCGAGCATAAGGCTTTGATCCTCGATCCAGTAGGTTATGGGGCTACTGACGTGCGAAGGGATTTTGTCCATCGTATTTTAGAGAGTGGGCATGTCTCTATAGTGAAGGGCAATAGTGGAGAAATGTGTCTTTTAGGTGGGGAAAAGGGCGTTGTTCGAGGAATAGATGGGGCAGCTCAAGGGGATGTGAAAAAAGCGCTCTCTCGCATATCTGAACAATATAATGTAGTTGCCGTAGCTACTGGTGAGATAGATGTTATCGTTTATGGGGAAAACACTTTTTCGGTTAAGGGCGGGAGCCATTGGTTGCCAGAGATAACGGGCAGTGGTTGTTCTGTAGGAACGATCATTGCTGGGTGTGCTGCTGTAACGCAAGATCCTCTTCTTGCCAGTTTGACTGGACTTATAGCTGTTTCCATAGCCTCGGAACGTGCAGAAAAAGTGGAGTGGGTACGAGGCCCCGGTTCCTTTGGCTGTGCTTTTATAGATGAGATATACCGTCTATCTCCTCCTGATTTCTTCAACGCAGAGAGTCGATGGGAAGAGAGGAAGGAGAGGTGTTTATGA
- a CDS encoding phosphatidylserine decarboxylase family protein, translating to MIARDGWPTITFAALLTGASFMISPWMAGIMGGVLALMVWFYRDPERTLPEEKEGWVSPADGKVVEIEEAFHPYTGSVLKIGIFMSPLDVHVNRVPQKGTVDYLEYVPGKKWMAFAPKASEENERMYIGLHTDRGPVLLVQIAGFLARRIVCRLEKGQHLVRGERFGMIKLGSKVDVYLPKSVKSSVYIGQKVKAGKSVLGVTAKNEND from the coding sequence ATGATCGCTCGTGACGGTTGGCCCACTATAACTTTTGCCGCTCTCTTAACAGGAGCCAGTTTTATGATATCTCCGTGGATGGCTGGAATAATGGGAGGGGTTCTGGCTTTGATGGTGTGGTTTTATAGAGACCCGGAACGAACTCTTCCAGAAGAAAAAGAGGGATGGGTGTCTCCGGCAGATGGCAAAGTAGTGGAGATAGAAGAGGCTTTTCATCCCTATACGGGATCGGTCTTAAAGATAGGTATTTTTATGTCCCCTTTAGATGTACATGTAAACAGAGTACCTCAAAAGGGAACAGTAGATTATTTAGAATATGTTCCTGGTAAAAAGTGGATGGCTTTCGCTCCGAAGGCTTCAGAAGAAAATGAGCGCATGTATATTGGTCTCCATACAGACCGGGGGCCAGTGCTTTTAGTTCAAATCGCCGGTTTTTTGGCACGTCGCATTGTTTGTCGTCTTGAAAAAGGGCAGCACTTAGTTCGAGGAGAACGTTTCGGGATGATTAAGTTAGGGTCTAAAGTTGACGTATACCTGCCCAAGAGTGTAAAGTCGTCTGTATATATCGGCCAGAAAGTAAAGGCTGGTAAATCTGTTTTGGGAGTGACGGCGAAAAATGAAAATGATTAA